In the genome of Conger conger chromosome 8, fConCon1.1, whole genome shotgun sequence, one region contains:
- the echdc3 gene encoding enoyl-CoA hydratase domain-containing protein 3, mitochondrial isoform X2: protein MLTSLRSDILADIDSDDLRVIIISAEGPVFSSGHDLKELTSAQGREYHSKVFQVCSEVMTLIQDVPVPVIAKVNGVATAAGCQLVASCDIAVATEKSTFATPGVNVGLFCSTPAVAIGRAVPRKVAMEMLFTGTPISAQDALLHGLVSKVVPEERLEEETMAVARRVCEASRPVVALGKATFYRQMAQGRDAAYSTASRVMVDNLALRDGQEGIRAFLEKRKPVWTNSTEKAHE, encoded by the exons ATGCTTACATCCCTGCGGTCAGACATCTTGGCTGACATTGACAGTGATGACCTCAGGGTCATAATTATATCAG CCGAGGGGCCGGTGTTCTCGTCAGGTCATGACCTGAAGGAGCTGACATCTGCCCAGGGCAGAGAGTACCACAGCAAGGTGTTCCAGGTCTGCTCTGAG GTCATGACCCTGATACAAGACGTTCCGGTTCCCGTGATCGCCAAGGTCAACGGCGTTGCCACGGCCGCAGGGTGCCAGCTCGTTGCCAGCTGTGATATTGCCGTGGCAACAGAGAAGTCCACCTTTGCCACCCCGGGCGTCAACGTGGGGCTCTTCTGCTCCACTCCAGCCGTCGCCATTGGCAGAGCCGTCCCCAGGAAG GTCGCCATGGAGATGCTCTTCACAGGAACCCCCATCTCGGCCCAGGATGCTTTGCTGCATGGGCTGGTCAGTAAGGTGGTGCCAGAGGAGCGTCTGGAGGAGGAGACCATGGCGGTCGCCCGGCGGGTGTGTGAGGCCAGCCGGCCCGTGGTGGCCCTGGGGAAGGCCACCTTCTACAGGCAGATGGCTCAGGGGAGGGACGCGGCCTATTCCACCGCCTCCAGGGTCATGGTGGACAACCTGGCGTTGAGGGACGGGCAGGAGGGCATCAGGGCCTTCCTGGAGAAACGGAAGCCTGTGTGGACAAACAGTACGGAGAAGGCACACGAGTGA
- the echdc3 gene encoding enoyl-CoA hydratase domain-containing protein 3, mitochondrial isoform X1: protein MAVCRFATASLFRLRGTVLLSRLTVPCANLFAGARSLCTRSQTQLTVRRQQNGIRNIVLNNPKKRNALSLSMLTSLRSDILADIDSDDLRVIIISAEGPVFSSGHDLKELTSAQGREYHSKVFQVCSEVMTLIQDVPVPVIAKVNGVATAAGCQLVASCDIAVATEKSTFATPGVNVGLFCSTPAVAIGRAVPRKVAMEMLFTGTPISAQDALLHGLVSKVVPEERLEEETMAVARRVCEASRPVVALGKATFYRQMAQGRDAAYSTASRVMVDNLALRDGQEGIRAFLEKRKPVWTNSTEKAHE, encoded by the exons ATGGCTGTCTGCAGATTTGCCACCGCCTCTTTATTTCGATTAAGGGGAACTGTTCTACTGAGCAGGTTGACGGTGCCATGTGCAAATCTTTTTGCGGGTGCACGGTCGCTGTGCACGCGATCTCAAACGCAGCTGACTGTCAGACGTCAACAAAATGGAATAAG GAATATAGTTTTGAACAATCCCAAGAAGAGGAATGCACTATCCTTGTCTATGCTTACATCCCTGCGGTCAGACATCTTGGCTGACATTGACAGTGATGACCTCAGGGTCATAATTATATCAG CCGAGGGGCCGGTGTTCTCGTCAGGTCATGACCTGAAGGAGCTGACATCTGCCCAGGGCAGAGAGTACCACAGCAAGGTGTTCCAGGTCTGCTCTGAG GTCATGACCCTGATACAAGACGTTCCGGTTCCCGTGATCGCCAAGGTCAACGGCGTTGCCACGGCCGCAGGGTGCCAGCTCGTTGCCAGCTGTGATATTGCCGTGGCAACAGAGAAGTCCACCTTTGCCACCCCGGGCGTCAACGTGGGGCTCTTCTGCTCCACTCCAGCCGTCGCCATTGGCAGAGCCGTCCCCAGGAAG GTCGCCATGGAGATGCTCTTCACAGGAACCCCCATCTCGGCCCAGGATGCTTTGCTGCATGGGCTGGTCAGTAAGGTGGTGCCAGAGGAGCGTCTGGAGGAGGAGACCATGGCGGTCGCCCGGCGGGTGTGTGAGGCCAGCCGGCCCGTGGTGGCCCTGGGGAAGGCCACCTTCTACAGGCAGATGGCTCAGGGGAGGGACGCGGCCTATTCCACCGCCTCCAGGGTCATGGTGGACAACCTGGCGTTGAGGGACGGGCAGGAGGGCATCAGGGCCTTCCTGGAGAAACGGAAGCCTGTGTGGACAAACAGTACGGAGAAGGCACACGAGTGA